Proteins from a genomic interval of Dichotomicrobium thermohalophilum:
- a CDS encoding pentapeptide repeat-containing protein — translation MSVEQTLARWGEGKESWNAWAEELLARKARLIEADEWAANPFGEGENDATRAWLEDARADFSDQVFPENVHFAGYIFPGPVVFANCAFSGGATFDDVRFESGAVFTKARFEAAASFKRANFAGIADFDEAMFTADAAFEHAQFAMDSDGPLVIAARFSRCQFAGRTDFRETAFAGNAKFTRSGFDEGMRFDSASFQGAADFAGVCAKGIAAFAQARFAGDASFADAELQDEARFAEARFEGEASFERAEFEEGALFRGAVFADNASFNHAKFGGRAGFGACRFFAPVSFAATRFKDQADFATAHFTDARFHSARFRAPADFEGAAFAGDADFSGLRSDSALTLAETRFDGAPDFLNAQIKQPPRLENMGIKAPVRRFRRWGDGQRDPRPWLFRLMPVARDGLEAARFRQLRHLARAGLDHEREGAFYADELRAARFWRHKPLGRGAGRFWLGWLYGGTANFGRSILRPLGLWVVTTVLFALVYLGLRDTPAPTTTEAPFPAWPDTRSFQSMFDWLAGVGEWSFHMIANLYASGGCVTGDGSASGEALYLSFKNSLFFVPWESPLAAQRVYGCLYGLEGGAAVVPLAASVAALMQNVIGVVLLVLAALALRNMLKRG, via the coding sequence ATGAGCGTCGAACAGACACTGGCGCGTTGGGGTGAAGGCAAGGAAAGCTGGAACGCGTGGGCGGAAGAGCTGCTGGCGCGCAAGGCCCGCCTGATCGAGGCGGATGAATGGGCGGCCAATCCGTTCGGCGAGGGCGAAAACGACGCCACGCGCGCGTGGCTCGAGGACGCGCGCGCCGATTTCTCGGATCAGGTGTTTCCGGAGAACGTGCATTTCGCGGGCTACATCTTTCCCGGCCCTGTCGTGTTCGCGAACTGCGCATTTTCAGGCGGGGCAACCTTCGATGATGTGCGCTTCGAGTCCGGCGCGGTATTCACCAAGGCGCGGTTCGAGGCGGCGGCCAGCTTCAAACGCGCGAATTTTGCCGGCATCGCGGATTTTGACGAGGCGATGTTCACAGCGGACGCGGCCTTCGAGCACGCGCAATTCGCTATGGACAGCGATGGTCCGCTGGTCATCGCCGCGCGGTTCAGCCGCTGCCAGTTCGCCGGGCGCACGGATTTCCGGGAAACAGCCTTCGCGGGCAACGCCAAGTTCACGCGCTCCGGCTTTGACGAGGGAATGCGCTTTGATTCCGCGTCCTTCCAGGGCGCCGCGGACTTCGCCGGGGTCTGCGCCAAGGGTATCGCTGCCTTCGCTCAGGCACGATTCGCGGGCGACGCGAGCTTCGCCGATGCGGAACTGCAGGACGAGGCGCGGTTCGCCGAGGCCCGGTTCGAGGGCGAGGCTTCCTTCGAGCGCGCGGAATTTGAGGAAGGCGCGCTGTTTCGCGGCGCGGTGTTCGCCGACAATGCCTCGTTCAACCACGCGAAATTCGGTGGCCGGGCGGGCTTCGGTGCCTGCCGGTTCTTCGCGCCTGTGAGCTTTGCGGCGACCCGCTTCAAGGACCAGGCCGACTTCGCCACGGCGCATTTCACTGACGCTCGCTTCCACAGTGCCCGGTTCCGCGCGCCCGCGGATTTCGAAGGGGCTGCTTTCGCCGGCGATGCGGATTTCTCCGGTCTGCGCAGTGACAGCGCGTTGACGCTGGCGGAAACGCGCTTCGACGGCGCACCGGATTTCCTGAACGCGCAGATCAAACAACCGCCCCGGTTGGAAAACATGGGCATCAAGGCACCCGTGCGCCGCTTCCGCCGGTGGGGCGATGGGCAACGCGATCCGCGGCCGTGGCTGTTCCGGCTGATGCCTGTGGCGCGGGATGGGCTGGAGGCCGCGCGGTTCCGCCAACTCCGCCATCTGGCACGCGCCGGGCTGGACCACGAGCGCGAGGGCGCCTTCTATGCCGACGAGTTGCGCGCGGCCCGATTCTGGCGGCACAAGCCGCTGGGGCGCGGCGCGGGGCGATTCTGGCTGGGCTGGCTGTATGGCGGGACCGCAAATTTCGGCCGATCGATCCTGCGGCCACTGGGGCTGTGGGTGGTGACCACCGTCCTGTTTGCCTTGGTCTACCTGGGTCTGCGGGACACACCCGCGCCAACGACGACCGAAGCGCCTTTTCCGGCCTGGCCCGATACGCGGTCGTTCCAGAGCATGTTTGACTGGCTGGCCGGCGTTGGTGAGTGGTCATTCCACATGATCGCCAATCTCTACGCCTCCGGCGGCTGCGTGACAGGCGACGGCAGCGCCTCAGGGGAGGCGCTGTACCTGTCCTTCAAGAACAGCCTGTTCTTCGTGCCGTGGGAAAGCCCGCTTGCAGCCCAACGGGTCTATGGCTGCCTGTATGGACTGGAGGGCGGCGCAGCCGTGGTGCCGCTAGCGGCGTCGGTCGCAGCACTGATGCAAAACGTCATCGGCGTCGTGTTGCTGGTGCTGGCCGCGCTGGCACTGCGCAACATGCTCAAGCGCGGCTAG
- a CDS encoding DUF6111 family protein — MIRVILINLFLLLLPFIIYFAYVYLVKGGRGKNEPINFTPLIILLGIGLILMMGAIAYFIQFESGKPGQRYIPPKVENGVLKPGRLE; from the coding sequence ATGATCCGTGTTATCCTGATCAACCTTTTCCTGCTGCTGCTGCCCTTCATCATCTATTTCGCGTATGTGTATCTGGTCAAAGGCGGGCGCGGCAAAAACGAGCCGATCAATTTCACGCCGCTTATCATCCTTTTGGGCATCGGGCTGATCTTGATGATGGGCGCGATCGCGTATTTCATCCAGTTCGAAAGCGGCAAGCCGGGTCAGCGTTACATTCCACCAAAGGTCGAGAACGGCGTCTTGAAGCCGGGGCGGCTGGAATAG
- the dprA gene encoding DNA-processing protein DprA — MNAGKRLNDQERVDWLRLIRSENVGPVTFFDLLERYGTAAKALEALPELAERGGRRNPLRICTPREAEREIATAQKRSRARLVAIGEPDYPVRLGLIPMPPPLIYMAGEPTLAQRQAVAIVGSRNASAAGRKLTQDIARGLSAEGIAVISGLARGIDASAHEGALEGGTIAVLAGGIDIRYPPENETLYGAIAEQGLLIAESAPGFKPRGVDFPRRNRIISGMASGVLVVEAARRSGSMVTARHAGEQGRDVMAVPGHPLDPRAEGPNALLKDGAALIRNADDVLEALRAAEIFPEPQPSLAGFSEPDAAPFDLDDRARQQVTAALSPVPIEIDELIRMTGLSARAVAVVLMELELAGRITREGRRSVALTTD, encoded by the coding sequence GTGAACGCGGGGAAGCGGCTGAACGATCAGGAACGCGTGGATTGGCTGCGGCTGATCCGCAGCGAGAATGTCGGCCCGGTCACCTTCTTCGATCTGCTGGAGCGATACGGGACCGCCGCAAAGGCACTTGAGGCACTTCCCGAACTGGCCGAGCGCGGCGGCCGGCGCAATCCGCTGCGCATCTGCACGCCGCGCGAAGCCGAACGCGAGATCGCCACGGCCCAGAAGCGCAGCCGCGCGCGCCTCGTCGCCATCGGTGAACCGGACTACCCAGTGCGGCTCGGCCTGATCCCGATGCCGCCGCCCCTGATCTACATGGCCGGGGAGCCGACGCTGGCGCAAAGGCAGGCCGTCGCCATCGTCGGATCGCGCAACGCCTCGGCCGCCGGGCGGAAGCTGACGCAGGACATCGCCCGCGGCCTGAGCGCGGAAGGCATTGCCGTCATCTCCGGTCTCGCGCGCGGCATCGACGCCAGCGCGCATGAGGGCGCACTTGAAGGCGGCACCATCGCCGTTCTGGCGGGCGGCATCGACATTCGTTATCCGCCCGAAAACGAGACGCTTTACGGCGCAATCGCCGAGCAGGGTCTGCTGATCGCCGAGAGCGCGCCGGGCTTCAAGCCGCGCGGCGTCGACTTCCCCCGACGCAACCGCATTATCTCCGGGATGGCGTCGGGCGTGCTGGTCGTGGAGGCCGCGCGCCGCTCCGGCTCAATGGTCACGGCGCGACACGCCGGCGAGCAGGGGCGCGACGTGATGGCCGTACCCGGCCACCCGCTCGACCCGCGCGCGGAAGGGCCAAACGCGCTCCTGAAGGACGGCGCGGCGCTCATCCGAAATGCAGACGATGTTTTGGAAGCGCTGCGTGCCGCGGAAATCTTCCCCGAGCCGCAGCCCTCGCTGGCCGGCTTTTCCGAGCCGGACGCTGCCCCTTTCGACCTCGACGATCGCGCCCGCCAGCAGGTGACGGCGGCGCTCAGCCCCGTGCCGATCGAGATCGACGAGCTGATCCGCATGACCGGGCTCTCCGCCCGCGCGGTGGCGGTCGTCCTGATGGAGCTGGAACTGGCCGGGCGCATCACGCGCGAAGGGCGGCGCAGCGTCGCGCTGACCACCGACTGA
- a CDS encoding YciI family protein, protein MLYACICKDKPNVSELRQQTREAHLEHLRGHAGAIVSAGPLLGEDGSTPVGSLLIVEAESLDAARAMMDADPYAKAGLFDQINVYPWRWVLGTVNLQE, encoded by the coding sequence ATGCTCTATGCCTGCATCTGCAAGGACAAGCCGAATGTGAGCGAGCTTCGCCAGCAAACACGCGAAGCACATCTCGAGCACCTGCGCGGGCACGCCGGCGCGATCGTCTCGGCTGGACCGCTACTGGGCGAGGATGGCAGCACCCCTGTTGGCAGCCTGTTGATCGTTGAGGCGGAATCGCTGGATGCGGCGCGGGCCATGATGGACGCGGACCCGTACGCGAAGGCCGGACTGTTCGATCAGATCAATGTCTATCCCTGGCGGTGGGTGCTGGGCACGGTCAATCTTCAGGAATAG
- a CDS encoding CoA pyrophosphatase yields the protein MASAHPTKFSEDDLRRRVQRRLGGGIASAPTPQAGGDHELNPEWPEAEEHGPVRRPCAVLVPVTIHPTGAWVLMTRRADHLPQHAGQIAFPGGKIGPEDRSPVNAALREAYEEIGLHPQFVDIIGRLEDYRTATGFDIAPFLGIVRAGFTLVPDHNEVAQILQVPLAFLMQPANHQIREVIWRGRPRRFYAMPYKQHYIWGATAGILRRMYERLYSE from the coding sequence GTGGCCAGCGCCCATCCGACGAAATTCAGCGAAGACGATCTGCGAAGACGGGTGCAGCGCCGGCTCGGCGGCGGCATTGCGTCCGCGCCTACGCCGCAGGCCGGTGGGGACCACGAATTGAACCCGGAGTGGCCAGAGGCCGAGGAACACGGCCCCGTGCGCCGCCCCTGCGCCGTGCTCGTCCCGGTCACGATTCACCCGACCGGCGCCTGGGTGCTGATGACGCGTCGGGCGGATCATCTGCCGCAGCACGCGGGCCAGATTGCCTTCCCCGGCGGCAAGATCGGTCCTGAGGACCGCTCGCCCGTGAACGCGGCTTTGCGCGAGGCTTACGAGGAAATCGGGCTGCACCCGCAATTCGTTGACATCATCGGCCGGCTGGAGGATTACCGCACCGCGACGGGTTTCGACATCGCGCCGTTTCTCGGTATTGTCCGCGCGGGGTTCACGCTCGTGCCGGACCATAACGAGGTCGCACAGATCCTGCAGGTGCCGCTGGCGTTCCTGATGCAACCGGCGAACCACCAGATCCGCGAGGTCATCTGGCGCGGGCGGCCACGGCGGTTCTACGCGATGCCGTACAAGCAGCACTATATCTGGGGGGCAACCGCCGGAATTCTCCGGCGCATGTATGAAAGGCTCTACAGCGAATGA
- a CDS encoding aspartate carbamoyltransferase catalytic subunit: MKHAPSAPSHTFSHRQLLGIEGLAVPDILYLLDCAEREYNGSHELGRKRDTLRGRTQINLFFESSTRTQSSFELAGKRLGADVMNMSVPTSSVQKGETLVDTAITLNAMKTDLLVVRHRAAGAAALLAQKVECAVINAGDGAHEHPTQALLDALTIRHHKGRIEGLTIAICGDILHSRVARSNVTLFNKLGARVRLVAPSTLMPPAADKLGAELYTRMEDGLKDCDIVMMLRLQRERMRQSYVPSRREYFHFFGLDHAKLAYAKPDALIMHPGPMNRGIEIDSGVADDARSVIQEQVEMGVAVRMAVLQALAENLSHR, translated from the coding sequence ATGAAACACGCGCCGTCCGCCCCCTCACACACCTTTTCGCACCGCCAGCTTCTGGGCATCGAAGGCCTTGCGGTCCCGGACATCCTCTACCTGCTCGACTGCGCCGAGCGGGAGTATAACGGCAGTCACGAGCTTGGCCGAAAGCGTGACACACTGCGCGGGCGCACTCAAATCAATCTGTTCTTCGAATCCTCCACGCGCACGCAAAGCTCGTTCGAGCTGGCCGGCAAGCGCCTTGGCGCGGACGTGATGAACATGTCAGTGCCGACCTCCTCGGTGCAGAAGGGTGAGACGCTGGTGGACACCGCCATCACCCTGAACGCCATGAAAACCGATCTGCTCGTCGTGCGCCACCGGGCGGCGGGCGCCGCGGCGCTGCTGGCGCAGAAGGTCGAATGCGCGGTCATCAACGCCGGCGACGGCGCGCATGAGCACCCGACACAGGCGCTGCTTGATGCGCTCACGATCCGCCATCACAAGGGACGCATTGAAGGGCTGACGATCGCCATCTGCGGCGACATTCTGCACTCGCGTGTAGCGCGCTCTAACGTCACGCTGTTCAACAAGCTCGGCGCGCGCGTTCGGCTCGTCGCGCCCTCCACGCTGATGCCGCCAGCGGCGGACAAGCTCGGCGCGGAGCTCTACACGCGCATGGAGGACGGGCTGAAGGACTGCGACATCGTGATGATGCTGCGACTGCAACGCGAGCGAATGCGCCAGTCCTATGTGCCCTCGCGTCGCGAATATTTCCACTTCTTCGGCCTCGACCACGCCAAGCTGGCCTATGCCAAACCCGACGCGCTCATCATGCATCCCGGCCCCATGAACCGCGGTATCGAGATCGACTCCGGCGTCGCCGACGATGCTCGCAGCGTCATCCAGGAGCAGGTCGAGATGGGCGTTGCGGTCCGCATGGCCGTGCTCCAGGCGCTCGCCGAAAACCTTTCCCACCGATAA
- a CDS encoding DUF1287 domain-containing protein, whose product MRLRYLIPLVAVIVLAVAVPPERIIAAYTGKFQDRLVAAAIERTRSVVIYDPAYRDIPNEWGDVAPNRGVCTDVVVRAYRDLGIDLQTRVKRTLGGDPNIKHRRVRELRKFFARYGQSLPVTKNPDNYKPGDLVTSVRPDGVTHIVIVTGRRSWDGERPLVVHNEGFGPKLDDALFKYRVTGHYRYIPQS is encoded by the coding sequence ATGCGTCTGCGTTATCTGATCCCGCTTGTCGCTGTGATCGTCTTAGCCGTCGCGGTCCCGCCGGAGCGGATCATCGCGGCTTACACCGGGAAATTCCAGGACCGGCTGGTGGCCGCTGCGATCGAGCGGACGCGCAGCGTTGTCATCTACGATCCGGCCTACCGGGATATTCCCAACGAATGGGGTGACGTTGCGCCCAATCGCGGGGTGTGCACGGATGTCGTGGTGCGGGCCTATCGCGATCTGGGAATAGATCTGCAAACGCGTGTGAAGCGCACGCTCGGCGGCGATCCCAATATCAAGCATCGGCGCGTGCGCGAACTGCGCAAGTTCTTCGCGCGTTACGGTCAGAGCCTGCCTGTAACGAAGAACCCGGACAACTACAAGCCAGGCGATCTCGTGACGTCGGTGCGCCCCGACGGTGTGACGCACATCGTCATCGTCACCGGGCGGCGCTCATGGGACGGAGAGCGCCCGCTGGTGGTTCATAACGAGGGCTTCGGCCCGAAACTGGACGACGCGCTGTTCAAGTATCGCGTGACTGGTCATTACCGCTACATCCCGCAGTCCTAG
- a CDS encoding CCA tRNA nucleotidyltransferase — MSDPANTREDVQPGLLAGAEWLERASTQRVLELLNRNGHEARAVGGSVRNALMGIPVTDVDIATTATPDEVMRLAGEAGVKAVDTGSEHGTVTLVPDHEPIEVTTLRQDVETYGRHARVTFTRDWASDARRRDFTMNALYAGPDGTVYDPLGGYADLQARRVRFIGDPHERIREDYLRILRFFRFEAEYGAPESPRETMDSEALAAIEEESEGLERLSGERVHTELIRLLAARGAARSLEAMMDTGVLVRLLAGAPRLTAFSRVQAIQQARRFTADPMVRLAALAVRVEEEAERLADNLRLSNAERDELVALPRAARRLDASMAQLDAKAALYRLGPKVYRGGLLLAWSDSRAAVEDTAWGALFTLPDAWETPVFPLKGADLLALGMQPGPAVGEALRALEQRWIEGDFAADRETLMDWARELVASRA; from the coding sequence ATGAGCGATCCCGCAAATACGAGGGAAGATGTCCAGCCAGGCCTGCTGGCGGGGGCGGAGTGGCTGGAACGCGCCTCTACGCAAAGGGTGCTGGAGCTGCTCAATCGCAATGGTCACGAGGCGCGTGCGGTCGGCGGATCGGTGCGCAACGCGCTCATGGGTATTCCCGTGACGGATGTCGACATCGCGACGACAGCGACCCCCGACGAGGTCATGCGGCTCGCCGGAGAGGCGGGCGTGAAAGCGGTTGATACCGGCTCCGAGCACGGCACTGTCACGCTTGTACCCGACCATGAGCCGATCGAGGTCACAACGCTGCGCCAGGATGTCGAGACCTATGGCCGCCATGCCCGCGTGACCTTCACCCGCGACTGGGCGAGTGATGCGCGCCGGCGCGATTTCACGATGAATGCGCTGTATGCCGGTCCGGACGGCACGGTCTACGACCCGCTCGGCGGCTATGCGGACCTGCAGGCGCGGCGCGTGCGCTTCATTGGGGATCCGCATGAACGCATCCGCGAGGATTATCTGCGGATCCTCCGCTTTTTCCGCTTCGAGGCGGAATACGGCGCGCCGGAATCGCCGCGGGAGACGATGGATTCAGAGGCGCTGGCCGCGATCGAGGAGGAGAGCGAGGGGCTGGAGCGGCTGTCGGGCGAGCGCGTGCACACCGAGCTGATCCGGCTGCTGGCGGCGCGCGGGGCCGCGCGCTCGCTGGAGGCGATGATGGACACCGGCGTGCTGGTGCGGCTGCTCGCCGGCGCGCCGCGGTTGACGGCGTTTTCGCGGGTTCAGGCGATCCAGCAGGCGCGGCGGTTCACCGCCGATCCGATGGTGCGGCTTGCGGCGCTCGCCGTGCGCGTCGAGGAAGAGGCAGAACGCCTGGCGGATAACCTGCGTCTGTCGAACGCCGAGCGGGACGAATTGGTCGCGTTGCCTCGCGCGGCGCGGCGGCTGGACGCGAGCATGGCGCAGCTCGACGCGAAGGCGGCACTCTATCGGTTGGGGCCGAAGGTTTACCGCGGCGGCTTGCTGCTGGCCTGGAGCGACTCGCGCGCGGCGGTGGAAGATACTGCGTGGGGCGCTCTGTTTACTCTGCCGGATGCGTGGGAGACCCCGGTCTTCCCGCTCAAGGGGGCTGACCTGCTTGCTCTCGGGATGCAGCCGGGCCCGGCGGTCGGCGAGGCGTTGCGCGCCCTGGAGCAGCGCTGGATCGAAGGCGACTTCGCGGCGGATCGCGAGACGCTCATGGACTGGGCGCGCGAGTTGGTCGCTAGCCGCGCTTGA
- the plsY gene encoding glycerol-3-phosphate 1-O-acyltransferase PlsY: MFSYTAWSVSWPYFLAALAFGYALGSIPFGYLFARLAGVGDIRSIGSGNIGATNVLRTGRKSLAAATLIADAGKGVAAVLLAARWGPDTAALAGLGAFLGHLFPVWLGFRGGKGVATFLGVVGATVWQVAAVFAVVWLTVAGVTRYSSLAALIGAAATPLAAIAFDRWLAAGLFALLAVLIIIKHMGNIRRLVRGEESRIKL; encoded by the coding sequence ATGTTCAGTTACACCGCCTGGAGCGTCTCCTGGCCCTATTTCCTGGCCGCGCTGGCCTTCGGCTACGCGCTCGGGTCCATCCCGTTCGGCTATCTTTTTGCCCGGCTGGCTGGGGTCGGGGACATCCGCTCTATCGGTTCCGGCAATATCGGTGCGACCAACGTGCTGCGCACGGGGCGCAAGTCGCTGGCCGCCGCCACACTTATCGCCGATGCTGGCAAGGGCGTCGCCGCGGTTCTCTTAGCCGCGCGCTGGGGGCCGGACACCGCCGCGCTCGCTGGTCTGGGCGCGTTTCTTGGGCATCTGTTTCCGGTCTGGCTCGGCTTTCGCGGCGGCAAGGGCGTGGCGACCTTCCTCGGCGTCGTCGGCGCGACGGTCTGGCAGGTTGCGGCCGTGTTCGCCGTCGTCTGGCTGACGGTCGCGGGGGTCACGCGCTATTCCTCGCTCGCGGCGCTGATCGGCGCGGCGGCCACGCCGCTGGCGGCCATCGCGTTTGACCGCTGGCTCGCCGCCGGGCTGTTCGCGCTGCTCGCTGTGCTCATCATCATCAAGCACATGGGCAACATCCGCCGGCTCGTACGCGGCGAAGAATCGCGGATCAAGCTGTGA
- the pyrC gene encoding dihydroorotase yields the protein MNAPVLPARREPSQPLALINARLLCPTSGRDERGGVYVENGVIADLGPHLADAGPPGVETINCEGKLLAPGLIDMRVFAGEPGLEHRETLETASLAAAAGGVTTIICMPNTQPVIDGVALVDFIERRARDIAIVNIHPMAAATKGLAGEVISEIGLLKSAGAVAFTEGRASVPSAQLMRLLLAYARDFDALVVQFPDEHTLADGGVMNEGEVSLRLGLPGIPDVAETIVLARDVRLVGLTGARYHAAPISCAGSLDVLRRARADGLPVSCGVSINHLALNENDVGAYRTYFKLRPPLRTEEDRQAMVRGLRDGEIDVIVSSHDPQDFDAKRRPFEEAADGAIGLETLLAAALRLYHNGEVPLQRLLHALSARPAELLGLPGGRLATGAPADLIVVDLNAPWVVEERALRSKSKNTPFEDQMFQGRVMMTLVAGRIVYRYAAADHA from the coding sequence ATGAACGCGCCCGTCCTGCCCGCCCGCCGCGAACCGTCTCAGCCGCTTGCCCTCATCAATGCGCGCCTGCTGTGCCCGACCAGTGGGCGCGATGAACGCGGCGGCGTCTACGTCGAGAACGGTGTCATCGCGGATCTCGGCCCGCATCTGGCGGACGCAGGCCCGCCCGGCGTCGAAACGATCAACTGCGAGGGCAAGCTGCTCGCCCCGGGCCTGATCGATATGCGCGTTTTCGCCGGTGAGCCCGGGCTGGAGCACCGCGAGACGCTGGAGACGGCAAGCCTCGCGGCGGCGGCCGGCGGCGTGACCACGATCATCTGTATGCCGAACACCCAGCCGGTGATCGACGGCGTTGCGCTGGTCGACTTCATCGAGCGGCGCGCCCGGGATATCGCGATCGTGAACATCCACCCGATGGCCGCAGCGACCAAGGGCCTCGCCGGCGAGGTCATCTCCGAGATCGGGTTGCTGAAAAGCGCCGGTGCGGTAGCCTTCACGGAGGGACGCGCGAGCGTGCCCAGCGCCCAGCTCATGCGCCTGCTGCTGGCATATGCGCGCGACTTCGACGCCCTCGTCGTGCAGTTTCCGGACGAGCATACGCTCGCAGACGGCGGGGTGATGAACGAGGGCGAGGTGTCGTTACGCCTGGGACTGCCGGGCATTCCCGATGTTGCCGAGACGATCGTGCTCGCCCGCGATGTGCGCCTGGTCGGCTTGACGGGCGCGCGCTATCACGCCGCGCCCATCTCCTGTGCCGGCTCGCTCGACGTCCTGCGCCGGGCGCGCGCGGACGGGCTGCCGGTCTCGTGCGGCGTCTCGATCAACCATCTCGCGCTGAACGAGAACGACGTGGGCGCCTATCGCACCTACTTCAAGCTTCGCCCGCCGCTACGCACCGAGGAGGACAGGCAGGCGATGGTCCGCGGGCTGCGCGATGGCGAGATCGACGTCATCGTTTCCAGCCACGATCCGCAGGACTTTGACGCCAAGCGCCGGCCGTTCGAGGAAGCGGCTGACGGAGCGATCGGCTTGGAGACCCTTCTGGCGGCCGCGCTTCGGCTGTATCACAATGGCGAGGTGCCGCTGCAGCGTCTGCTCCACGCACTGTCCGCGCGCCCGGCCGAATTGCTGGGCCTGCCCGGCGGACGGCTTGCAACCGGCGCGCCCGCTGACCTGATCGTCGTGGACCTCAACGCACCGTGGGTTGTCGAGGAACGCGCCCTGCGCTCGAAGTCAAAGAACACGCCCTTCGAGGACCAGATGTTCCAGGGCCGCGTGATGATGACGCTTGTTGCCGGGCGCATCGTCTATCGCTACGCTGCCGCCGATCACGCCTGA